The proteins below are encoded in one region of Methanosarcina barkeri 3:
- a CDS encoding cobalt-precorrin-4/precorrin-4 C(11)-methyltransferase, with protein MERKVYFVGAGPGNPKLITVLGREMLEKADLVMYAGSLVNPEVLNYTQGETIDSYGLTLEETTKIIADAVDAGKFVVRLHSGDPSLYGSVIEQMEELRKHNIEVERVAGVSSIFASAAALGTQLTLNGVSDTLIITRPAGKTLEKDLIPELSAYNTTMAIFLGTQKIREIMEKVRCPKDTPVAVVFHASWEDEEIITGTVEDIADKVKDAGITRSAMIIIGGVVDPKNYRRSYLYGVAQEPL; from the coding sequence ATGGAAAGAAAAGTATATTTTGTGGGAGCAGGCCCAGGGAACCCAAAACTAATTACAGTACTCGGGCGTGAGATGCTTGAAAAAGCCGACCTTGTAATGTATGCAGGCTCTCTGGTAAACCCTGAGGTTCTTAACTACACACAGGGAGAAACAATAGACAGCTATGGGTTGACTCTCGAAGAGACCACTAAAATAATTGCGGACGCGGTAGATGCAGGAAAATTCGTTGTCCGCCTCCACAGTGGAGATCCGTCTCTTTATGGTTCTGTCATAGAGCAGATGGAAGAACTTAGAAAACACAATATAGAAGTCGAAAGAGTTGCGGGAGTATCCTCGATTTTTGCAAGTGCTGCCGCTCTAGGCACACAGTTGACTCTTAACGGCGTTTCGGACACTCTAATTATTACCCGACCTGCCGGAAAAACCCTGGAAAAAGACCTTATCCCCGAGCTTTCTGCCTACAATACTACTATGGCAATTTTCCTTGGCACACAAAAAATAAGGGAAATTATGGAAAAGGTCAGATGCCCGAAGGATACGCCGGTCGCAGTTGTGTTTCACGCATCCTGGGAAGATGAAGAAATCATCACCGGAACTGTGGAAGATATTGCAGACAAGGTAAAAGATGCAGGGATTACACGTTCAGCAATGATAATTATCGGTGGGGTTGTTGACCCTAAAAATTACAGGAGGTCCTATCTATACGGAGTAGCCCAGGAACCGTTGTAA
- the cbiT gene encoding precorrin-6Y C5,15-methyltransferase (decarboxylating) subunit CbiT, with amino-acid sequence MFEIVSVSGGPTKPEIIAVSLSKLGLRDGDRFADVGCGTGSVSIEAAKLARNLTIYAIDARNEALKATEINFKNFNIENARILAGEASDLLNSESFTDFIDCAFVGGTKNIDSVLEILVKKKARSIVVNAVRIETVVKTIETMKKLGIFDEVVHISVSRSAPIAGETMFKPENPVYIVVGKKQN; translated from the coding sequence ATGTTCGAAATAGTAAGTGTTAGCGGCGGTCCGACAAAACCTGAAATCATTGCTGTGTCCCTTTCCAAACTCGGGCTGCGGGACGGTGATAGGTTTGCAGATGTAGGCTGCGGTACGGGATCGGTATCGATTGAAGCCGCAAAGCTTGCCCGAAACCTCACTATCTATGCAATAGATGCCCGAAACGAGGCTCTGAAAGCCACCGAAATAAATTTTAAAAATTTCAATATTGAAAATGCCAGGATTTTAGCTGGAGAGGCCTCGGATCTGCTAAACTCGGAAAGTTTTACAGATTTCATAGACTGCGCCTTTGTCGGTGGAACAAAAAATATTGATTCCGTACTTGAGATCCTTGTTAAGAAAAAAGCTAGAAGTATTGTGGTAAATGCTGTCCGAATAGAAACGGTTGTCAAGACAATTGAGACAATGAAAAAACTTGGAATTTTTGATGAAGTGGTTCATATTTCGGTTTCGAGAAGTGCACCAATTGCAGGAGAAACAATGTTCAAACCTGAAAACCCAGTATACATAGTTGTCGGAAAAAAGCAAAACTGA
- a CDS encoding cobalt-factor II C(20)-methyltransferase: protein MLIGVGLGPGDPELLTLKAVDVLKNSDKVYVPGRLAKDLVAPYADAEILEFPMIRDIEVLNSLWKENADRVAEEARKGTVAFGLIGDPNFFSTFSHLKKVMRKHYPDVELATIPGISSITSFAARTDVAVESSFEVSDGSDVGYMIHLKATQPKSIVKQLETEGYTEFIFAERLFSDNELIIRKKEEIPEKGNYFSIIYGKK from the coding sequence ATGTTAATTGGAGTAGGACTTGGTCCTGGAGACCCTGAACTTCTGACCCTTAAAGCAGTGGATGTTTTGAAAAACAGTGATAAAGTATATGTGCCAGGTCGCCTGGCAAAAGATCTTGTGGCTCCTTATGCAGATGCTGAAATCCTTGAGTTTCCCATGATAAGAGATATTGAAGTTCTCAATTCCCTCTGGAAGGAAAATGCTGACAGGGTGGCAGAAGAGGCAAGAAAAGGCACTGTAGCTTTCGGGCTTATAGGTGACCCAAACTTTTTCTCTACGTTTTCCCATCTCAAAAAAGTAATGCGTAAGCATTATCCTGATGTTGAGCTTGCAACCATACCCGGTATAAGTTCGATTACCTCCTTTGCTGCCAGGACCGATGTTGCAGTTGAGAGTTCTTTTGAGGTCAGCGACGGTTCTGATGTGGGATATATGATTCATCTAAAGGCTACGCAACCGAAGTCCATAGTTAAACAGCTTGAGACCGAAGGATATACTGAGTTTATCTTTGCAGAAAGACTTTTTTCGGACAACGAACTCATAATCCGGAAGAAAGAAGAAATTCCGGAAAAGGGGAACTACTTCAGTATCATTTACGGAAAGAAGTGA